CCTTGCCGTTGCATATTCAATCCCTTCGGCATTAACAATTTGGCTTGGCAAATTGCTATGCGCTACTCCGATACTTGAAGTGCCCGCCTCGCTTCCTTGCTCTTGCAGCAGCCGCTTTCATTTGCGCCGCGACCACTGCTGCTGCACTCTTTGTGCAATTGTAAGTATGTTGTTGctaattttttcgcttttcgccattttggttttgtatttttttttttttgtatcgtaCCCTTTTGCCTGTTTCGCGCGACACTCTTGAATTGTAGATTCTTACACTACTGTCCCCTGTTGGCTTATCCTTGTTGtgattttcgattttcttttttgtcaCAAGTGCGGAATATTGCATAACTCGAAGTGGTGTGAGGCGATAGAGTTTGAGTTTAGagttaaatttctaattttttcctTTAACATGGTtctattattttgttaagaatttaatatttgaatcaAGTCACGAGGCCATATCAAGCGCTTAACTGAGGCTCCCTCTTCCATCCTATACTTCATTCCTTGACTGGTGCTACATAAGTGATTTTCCGAAGAAAAGGTTCTTCTAAAAACCCTACCGATCAACGAAGGTGCCTCTGCCATCCTAGATTTCATTCCTTGACTGGTATGAAGTGTTTTCCGAAAACAAAGTTTCTTCTAAAAACTCTACCGATCAACGAAGATCCCTTTTCCATCCTAGACTTCATTGCTTGACTGGTACTAAGTGATTTTCCGAAGACAAAGGTTCTTCCAAAAATTCTACCGATTAATGAAGGAatctaaattataatatttagcaTCTCTGAAAGCTTTTCCATGATATAAAAACGCTTGAAGATTCAACATTGCAACAGAAACGGGGAACGAATCTTGTGGAATGGCCTTACAGCAAGGCCTTTGCCAATATAGAATAAATAGTAGTACTGAGGTTTTCTCTTCTGTAGCTAGGCACAACACATCCCTAAAATCTATCATTTCCAAATAGACAAACTAACCGCATTGCATTTTTCTCTTTCCCCCAGCCCTATTACATGTACCAATGGACGCATACGGAGGCGCCAACCACATCTGTACCGCTTACTCCAGGCAGACTGGACACAGTCGCCGTTTGGCCACATTGCAGTACGCCCAGCACAGTGCCGCGCATACCGAAGGGCGTACAAGTGGACACCACCACGGGCGATCTCACATTTCAACAGAATCTCCGCAAGCGACTGCTTGCCTGTGGCAATCTAACCGAAGTGCATACTGTGGTCAACGAACTGCTGACCGCGAGCGAAATGACACGGCGTCCATCAAAACGCTGCATAGAATTAACAGATCTGCTAAATGCTAGCGAAGCCACCATTTACGAAATTGAAAAACCCCTAGTAACACCAGCAAGCCAGGTAGCTGCGATAACCAGTCAACCAGTACAGGATACAGCAATACAGACTGAGGAGGTATTAGTAACGGCCACAATCACTTGCCCCGTATGCAAAGCAAAAGCGAAAGAAACCAGTGATCGGGAGATGCAGACGGAAAGCGAAGAAGCGCCGAAGGCACCTAAAACGCCACCACCGCCGCCTCCACCATTTGATGCACTAGCGAAACCACCTCCTCCGCCGCCGCCGCCTCCACCAGCGCTAatatcaacagcagcagcaggaccaccgccgccaccaccgcctCCTCCGCCACCAGGCATGAATGCACCTgcaccgccgccaccaccaccaccagcgcTGGGAGCTCCTGGTGGACCGGctccaccaccgccaccacctgCGCTGCCGCCACTCAATATTTCAGCTGTACCACCACCCCCGCCGCCCGGTGCGCCAAAACCACCCTCATCTGCCACACCAGCGCCACTGCCAAACCCAACCGAAGGTGCTTGGTTTCACACCACGAATAGTAAGTTGTGAAATTCCGGAACTATTTGTAGATCTAAACtaactttattatatttgcttCATAGCACTGCGTAAGACTGCCGTTAACCCACCCAAACCGATGAAGCCGCTTTACTGGACACGCATAGTCACTAGTGGGCCACCACCCAGACCGCCGCCGCCGCAACCAAGTACAGACTCTAGCGGCAGTGGTAGTTCACCTGATGATGCCACAGACTCGACGACACCCAAAGAAATCTGGCAGGAAATTGAAGAGACAAGTCTCGATAACATCGACGAATTCACCGAACTTTTCTCGCGTCAAGCAGTGGTGCCCATCAGCAAACCCAAAGAGAAGAAAGAGGTGCGTGTCAAGGCAATGAAGGTGCTGGATAGCAAACGTTCACAAAATGTCGGCATCGTGTCGCGCAGTCTACATGTGGACATCTGTGAGATCGAACACGCCATCTACCATGTGGATACATCGGTGGTAAGCTTAGAGACCCTACAACAGATTATCAACATCAAAGCGACAAATGAGGAATTGGAACTGATCAAGGAGGCGGCACAAAGCGACATACCGCTAGACTATCCCgaacaatttttactcaaaatctCACAGATCTCAATGTCTACGGAACGCATATCATGCATTGTCTTCCAAGCCGAATTCGAAGAGGCGGCCACGGTAATTGCGCGCAAATTGGAAGTTGTCACACAACTTTCACAATATCTGATCGAGAGCGAAGACTTGAAGCTGGTATTCACGATAATACTAACGTTGGGCAACTATATGAATGGTGGCAATCGACAGCGTGGTCAAGCTGACGGTTTTACATTAGAGATTTTAGGTAAACTTAAGGATGTCAAATCGAAGGAATCACACACAACACTGCTGCATTTCATCGTGCGTACCTATATAAGTAGGCGTCGCAAGGAAGGCATACAGTTGCTGGAAATGATATTACCCATACCAGAACCATCGGATGTGGAGCGTGCTGCGCAAGTGGACTTCGATGAGGTTAAACAACAGATAATGGAGTTACATAAGAAACTGAAAGGTGCGTGTGGGAAAGGAGGATTAAAGAATATGAacctaaaatgtatttttttcattccaGCCAATCAAAAAACCACAGAACGCGTTGTAATCGCCTCAACGCCTAACACTTTAGAGCCATTTAAATCGAAAATGGAAGAGTTTATCGAAGGTGCAACGAAGACGATTGATAAACTCTACAAGGACTTGGATGAGTCACGCACGACTTTCATCGAGACAATGCGTTTCTATCATTTCACACCCAAATCACGTGCGCTGGAGCAATGCACACCCGATCAGTTCTTTGAGTATTGGACCAATTTCACGAATGATTTTAAGGATATATGGAAGAAGGAGATAGCCACGCTGTATGACGACTTGTAAGtgcaattcacaaaaatataaaaaaagaaaaaattaaaaaaaaaaaattaaaagtaataaaaaaaataaaaaaaaaaaaacaaaaaataaatgaaaaaaaaaattacaaaaataaataaatataaaatttatattctttcAGGTTACGCAAGTCCaagcaaatacaaacacaatcACGTAAAAAGGTGAAAACGACCAAAGTGACACCAGGCTGCCTTAAGGAACGTATTTTGcgcttgagtaaaaaataaatatatgcattaaaacagttcaatttttattagaatGAGAATGagaaaatttgttagaaatataattattttacgaAAGCATTCATATACACCCCTACTACATTAATATTGCTCTAAAAGCTTTTTAcgcattgtatttattataattgtaatattaGCTAAGTAGCCTTATATA
This portion of the Zeugodacus cucurbitae isolate PBARC_wt_2022May chromosome 3, idZeuCucr1.2, whole genome shotgun sequence genome encodes:
- the LOC105216402 gene encoding protein cappuccino isoform X6; the encoded protein is MTKGILKNVRRTLSICFNFILACCYEILPLFAITTTQYAEYVEAKAAAATATTMTTTTIATTTHGVRRSSSENKKNNNNNNKNKNKSSSRNSSGSQENNSHNKKINKPNKANSSVENPTNANNEAYHAALERGLSEVEMPEKLRQRTHSSERATNADNSMGNTQTTNNGTAAHEPQTPTNGAGGGAGGTLKSRRGSRVKVFARFSQRKQAQQQQQPASASKETIVATPTSTSAYDDSIEEELLMLRQSHASVIRQLEDEQMDFHPISPRSIGEEQQQQQQQHSAETTANESDKRTHLRTFNRLAARGLNDLPTLIKDRPISEISITSADTSGILSPTTARAVHELQRRHRADKVAHLSVSQTTYLELAPDTSPELESDSPDEQMALQLGKKLAQVLSSSGSSGSAATVTPQDNAASVGSVGGADLFGNLAKTKKIELHNLSSRLGTAATTTPTEEKTDASATNSKQLPPSTETQSTVIISFKSSQTPVQSQQQLQTPAPATPPPPTARTKRETASVYTPTTTTASAAAIASEVAASTPTTLGSTEPGALTPLTPATPTTTTTATTTLSNNVLKRVATFTAEKAAATAAANAINASNANGGSASAIGMAATHLEYITGCRRLSYVPEKLSFAAYEKFEGQMLMKWLISSLQQSGSNLNEQDLNNLTIQYCNNLINVGVLKQISEETDIKNFSPYYMYQWTHTEAPTTSVPLTPGRLDTVAVWPHCSTPSTVPRIPKGVQVDTTTGDLTFQQNLRKRLLACGNLTEVHTVVNELLTASEMTRRPSKRCIELTDLLNASEATIYEIEKPLVTPASQVAAITSQPVQDTAIQTEEVLVTATITCPVCKAKAKETSDREMQTESEEAPKAPKTPPPPPPPFDALAKPPPPPPPPPPALISTAAAGPPPPPPPPPPPGMNAPAPPPPPPPALGAPGGPAPPPPPPALPPLNISAVPPPPPPGAPKPPSSATPAPLPNPTEGAWFHTTNTLRKTAVNPPKPMKPLYWTRIVTSGPPPRPPPPQPSTDSSGSGSSPDDATDSTTPKEIWQEIEETSLDNIDEFTELFSRQAVVPISKPKEKKEVRVKAMKVLDSKRSQNVGIVSRSLHVDICEIEHAIYHVDTSVVSLETLQQIINIKATNEELELIKEAAQSDIPLDYPEQFLLKISQISMSTERISCIVFQAEFEEAATVIARKLEVVTQLSQYLIESEDLKLVFTIILTLGNYMNGGNRQRGQADGFTLEILGKLKDVKSKESHTTLLHFIVRTYISRRRKEGIQLLEMILPIPEPSDVERAAQVDFDEVKQQIMELHKKLKANQKTTERVVIASTPNTLEPFKSKMEEFIEGATKTIDKLYKDLDESRTTFIETMRFYHFTPKSRALEQCTPDQFFEYWTNFTNDFKDIWKKEIATLYDDLLRKSKQIQTQSRKKVKTTKVTPGCLKERILRLSKK